Proteins encoded within one genomic window of Oscillospiraceae bacterium:
- a CDS encoding type II secretion system F family protein, with translation MMRYVVLSVVSAVFAIVVAILARVGQKWDATGRRLNAIRNVQREYGDEELKKSFADRLVRPFLKKVSSAFKRKDQASSKQSKSMEKLSRLLKTAGKEITATEFTTIKSILTVVVLFICLLIFRFSTLEMLHKLLILLFGMIACILGPKSYVNSKVKKRKEEIVHDLPDVMDLLVVSAEAGLGLDASITRLAQKNKGVVVSELAAAVKNIQMGVPRRTSFKELADRCDVKELTAFTTAIIQAEQLGVPIKNVLTSQADRLRVERRQRIQAKAMKAPVKIMLPTIGFIFPVIFIILLGPAVMNLIEVFT, from the coding sequence ATGATGAGATATGTCGTTTTATCTGTGGTCTCCGCTGTTTTTGCCATCGTTGTCGCGATACTCGCTCGAGTCGGGCAAAAATGGGATGCCACAGGCCGCCGTTTAAACGCCATCCGAAATGTGCAGCGTGAGTACGGCGACGAAGAATTAAAAAAGAGTTTTGCAGACCGCTTGGTCCGACCGTTTTTAAAAAAGGTTTCTTCTGCTTTCAAACGCAAAGATCAAGCTTCTTCCAAGCAAAGCAAGAGCATGGAGAAGCTTAGCAGACTGCTCAAAACAGCCGGTAAGGAAATTACCGCTACCGAATTCACTACAATTAAATCAATTTTAACGGTTGTCGTATTATTCATCTGTCTGCTGATCTTCCGATTCAGCACACTTGAGATGCTTCATAAACTTCTCATTCTGCTGTTCGGCATGATCGCCTGTATTCTGGGGCCGAAAAGTTATGTCAATTCCAAGGTCAAAAAACGCAAAGAGGAGATTGTCCATGATCTCCCCGACGTGATGGACCTGTTGGTTGTCAGTGCCGAAGCCGGGTTGGGGCTGGATGCTTCTATCACCCGTCTTGCACAAAAAAACAAAGGCGTTGTCGTCAGCGAACTCGCCGCCGCAGTAAAGAACATCCAAATGGGCGTCCCCCGCAGAACTTCTTTTAAAGAACTGGCAGATCGCTGCGACGTCAAAGAACTTACGGCATTCACAACCGCCATTATTCAAGCTGAACAGCTCGGTGTTCCGATCAAAAACGTCCTCACTTCTCAAGCCGATCGTCTGAGAGTCGAACGCCGCCAGCGCATTCAGGCCAAAGCCATGAAAGCCCCTGTCAAGATCATGCTGCCCACAATCGGGTTTATTTTCCCGGTCATCTTCATCATTTTGCTCGGACCGGCAGTCATGAATCTGATCGAGGTCTTTACATGA
- a CDS encoding CpaF family protein — protein MGLLDKIDTKKTTDTIKPGTPVQNADEFSALRSKVHMEVVEAMNKREDRQGKDMSESDTRALIDSILGQNNESLPRSDRGRIADEIYDQIRGLGPLEKLMYDAGTTEIMVNGPKNVYIERKGKIVRTDVTFDDDNQLLNVIDRIVSPLGRHIDEANPMVDARLPDGSRVNAVIPPLSLKGPLLTIRKFSKVPLTINDLIGYGSLTYKMAAFLEACVKGRLNIVISGGTGSGKTTLLNILSGYIPHDERIITIEDAAELQLRQEHVLTLESRPANLEGKGQIAIRDLVRNALRMRPDRIVVGEVRGGEALDMLQAMNTGHDGSMTTGHANSSRDMLARMETMVLMAGMNLPLAAIRQQIAGAIDLIVQQSRMRDGTRKVTGISEILGMEGDVITTQDIFVYEHPKIGESTGHFVNTGIKPRCTEKMSDNGVGVRDEWFS, from the coding sequence ATGGGACTGCTGGATAAAATCGATACCAAAAAGACAACTGATACCATAAAACCCGGCACACCCGTCCAAAATGCCGATGAATTTTCCGCATTGCGCTCAAAGGTGCATATGGAAGTCGTCGAAGCCATGAATAAACGGGAAGACCGCCAGGGAAAAGACATGTCCGAATCCGATACCCGCGCTTTGATCGACTCGATTCTCGGACAGAACAATGAGTCTCTTCCCCGCTCCGACCGAGGCCGGATTGCAGATGAAATTTATGATCAAATTCGGGGTCTCGGTCCGCTGGAAAAACTGATGTATGATGCCGGTACCACTGAAATCATGGTCAACGGCCCGAAAAATGTCTATATTGAACGCAAAGGCAAAATCGTACGCACCGACGTAACTTTTGATGATGACAATCAACTGCTCAACGTCATTGATCGTATTGTATCGCCTCTCGGCCGTCACATTGACGAGGCCAATCCCATGGTGGATGCCCGCTTGCCCGACGGATCGCGTGTCAATGCGGTCATCCCGCCGCTCTCTCTGAAGGGGCCGCTGCTCACCATCCGAAAGTTTTCAAAAGTCCCGCTGACTATCAACGACCTTATTGGTTACGGTTCTTTGACCTATAAGATGGCTGCATTCCTTGAGGCCTGCGTTAAAGGACGTCTGAACATCGTCATCTCGGGCGGTACCGGAAGCGGTAAAACGACTCTTTTGAACATTTTATCGGGCTATATCCCGCACGATGAACGCATCATCACCATTGAGGACGCCGCAGAACTCCAGCTGCGTCAGGAACATGTTCTGACGCTTGAGAGCCGCCCTGCAAATCTTGAAGGCAAAGGCCAAATCGCAATCCGCGATCTGGTCCGAAACGCTTTGAGAATGCGTCCCGACCGTATCGTCGTCGGTGAGGTGCGCGGAGGAGAGGCCTTGGACATGCTGCAGGCCATGAACACCGGTCATGACGGTTCAATGACAACCGGCCATGCCAACTCCTCCCGAGATATGCTCGCACGTATGGAAACCATGGTACTGATGGCCGGCATGAACCTTCCGCTGGCCGCTATCCGCCAACAGATCGCCGGCGCCATTGATCTCATCGTCCAGCAATCCCGTATGCGTGACGGAACAAGAAAAGTCACCGGCATCAGCGAGATCTTGGGTATGGAAGGCGATGTCATCACGACTCAGGATATTTTCGTCTACGAGCACCCCAAAATCGGTGAAAGCACCGGACATTTTGTCAACACGGGCATCAAACCGCGCTGTACCGAAAAGATGTCTGACAACGGCGTCGGCGTGCGTGACGAATGGTTTTCATAA
- a CDS encoding AAA family ATPase: protein MTLEQVKTIIVTANSEDAQSIKSILGSEDFYFSAWVTPEATGLNKIGNQSVDLVLIAVGEESEAEFNFAERLYMTRSDIIIVMLARELSTGLVTRAMDAGVSRIFDITSEPETIRTAILTATNREKNRAAAGGGQTTAYRSHIVQFFCPKGGTGKTTLAVNLAVSLAQQGRKVALIDLDLQFGDVGIFLDINNADTITDLVQENKFDSATLQGYLTRHSSGVDVLLASRAPEYADLIKPEHIETLLSALRYEYDFLVLDMAPAFNDCTIAAMEQSDAIFFVVTEDISTLHHAKTCYKVFEALNLLTKVKLVVNKDGLSGISVRDVERILEQKVVLSLPDDPKTVTQALNRGIPVVTGDKRCRFAIEMDNFARRLGKNK from the coding sequence ATGACATTAGAACAAGTTAAAACAATTATTGTCACCGCCAACAGCGAAGACGCGCAATCCATAAAATCCATATTGGGCAGCGAAGATTTTTATTTCTCCGCCTGGGTTACACCCGAAGCCACGGGCTTGAATAAGATTGGCAATCAATCCGTCGATCTGGTGCTGATCGCCGTCGGCGAAGAGTCGGAGGCGGAATTCAACTTCGCAGAACGCCTGTATATGACCCGTAGCGACATTATCATCGTTATGCTTGCCCGGGAATTGAGCACCGGATTGGTCACGCGTGCAATGGACGCCGGCGTCTCCCGTATTTTCGATATTACTTCGGAACCGGAGACCATCCGTACTGCGATTCTCACCGCTACCAACCGGGAGAAAAACCGCGCTGCGGCCGGCGGCGGACAGACCACCGCTTATCGCTCACATATCGTACAGTTCTTCTGCCCGAAAGGCGGTACCGGGAAAACGACTCTCGCCGTGAATCTTGCCGTATCTTTGGCACAGCAGGGACGAAAAGTTGCACTCATAGACCTTGATCTGCAATTCGGCGACGTCGGAATCTTTCTGGATATCAACAATGCCGATACCATCACCGATCTCGTGCAGGAAAATAAATTCGACTCCGCCACGCTGCAGGGTTACCTGACCCGCCATTCCAGCGGAGTGGACGTGTTGCTTGCAAGCCGCGCGCCCGAATATGCCGATCTGATCAAACCGGAACACATCGAGACTCTTTTATCGGCGCTCAGATATGAATATGACTTTTTAGTACTCGATATGGCGCCGGCTTTCAACGACTGTACCATTGCAGCCATGGAACAATCCGATGCGATCTTCTTCGTCGTAACCGAGGATATCTCCACCCTGCACCACGCCAAGACCTGTTACAAGGTGTTTGAAGCCTTGAACCTGCTGACCAAAGTAAAGCTGGTCGTCAACAAAGACGGTTTATCCGGCATCAGCGTACGGGACGTGGAACGCATCCTCGAACAGAAAGTCGTGCTCTCCCTTCCGGACGATCCCAAGACCGTCACCCAGGCACTTAACCGGGGTATACCGGTTGTGACCGGAGACAAACGCTGCCGTTTCGCCATTGAGATGGACAATTTTGCGCGGCGGCTCGGCAAGAATAAATAA
- the cpaB gene encoding Flp pilus assembly protein CpaB, with protein sequence MKKVYIIAAILAVLSGALLLLYLGNLEASSETPIETEAVVTAVRDIPAYTTIDASMLTITNYPKGSAHPKAARSISDVVGKTTESLILSGEQILTEKLKSEGSSLSYLLPDGMRAVTIAVDEVSGIAGFIKIGDYVDIICNTNTEYSDTYNTTFVVAQNVKIAALDKQMVTSTTSSGTTVATSYTYLTLFVTPQQSLDIIHSYRAGVLSVALRRVNDHTTADMNPVDNNDLLR encoded by the coding sequence ATGAAAAAGGTTTACATTATTGCGGCTATCCTGGCTGTCTTATCCGGAGCACTGCTGTTGTTATACCTCGGTAATTTGGAGGCTTCAAGCGAGACTCCCATTGAAACCGAAGCCGTCGTTACAGCGGTCAGAGACATTCCGGCTTATACGACCATCGATGCCAGCATGCTCACAATCACCAACTATCCCAAAGGATCCGCACATCCGAAAGCCGCCCGCAGTATTTCGGACGTCGTCGGAAAAACAACCGAAAGCCTGATCCTGTCCGGGGAACAAATCTTAACGGAAAAACTCAAATCGGAAGGCAGCAGCCTCTCTTATTTACTTCCCGACGGGATGCGTGCGGTTACTATTGCCGTCGATGAGGTTTCCGGTATTGCCGGATTCATCAAAATCGGCGATTATGTAGACATTATCTGCAATACCAATACCGAGTACAGTGATACCTACAATACCACTTTCGTTGTGGCTCAAAACGTCAAGATCGCCGCGCTCGATAAGCAAATGGTCACCTCAACCACATCCAGCGGGACCACTGTAGCAACGTCTTATACCTACCTCACACTGTTTGTAACGCCGCAGCAGTCACTGGATATTATACACAGTTACCGTGCCGGCGTGCTCTCGGTTGCTCTGCGCAGGGTCAATGATCATACGACTGCCGATATGAACCCGGTCGATAACAACGACCTTCTGAGGTGA
- a CDS encoding type II secretion system F family protein: MQDLIKYGLIITAASVVFCFAVMIIYALTKNRVRERERIKALTTPEEETRHREKKGKKPRAQRKQLEKLADELYVAGIALRAEEFILIWVIATVGVPLLFLFFGANPILCIGVVIIGAAAPIAFVRFKRHKQLGKIDKQLIDAVAIISNSIRAGMSFQSAMQSIADEMEPPISKEFARVSRETRLGMPLETSFEQMITRTGNMDLELICNAVIIQRQIGGNLAEVLDNISATIADRIRLRGEIKAMTASGTLSGYIIGALPIFMLLLLMFLNPEYINMFFSTSAGRVMLAISATMETIGFLIVRKIVNIKM; this comes from the coding sequence TTGCAGGATCTGATCAAATACGGACTGATCATCACCGCAGCCAGTGTCGTCTTTTGTTTTGCGGTTATGATTATATACGCCCTGACCAAAAACCGTGTCCGCGAACGGGAGCGCATCAAAGCTCTGACCACTCCGGAAGAAGAGACGCGCCACCGTGAAAAGAAAGGGAAAAAGCCCCGTGCACAGCGTAAGCAGCTCGAAAAATTGGCCGATGAACTATATGTCGCCGGAATCGCCTTAAGAGCCGAAGAATTTATTCTGATATGGGTGATTGCCACCGTTGGGGTTCCGCTGTTGTTTTTGTTCTTCGGAGCCAACCCCATTTTATGTATCGGCGTTGTTATCATCGGTGCCGCAGCTCCGATCGCCTTTGTCCGTTTCAAGCGCCATAAGCAACTCGGTAAAATTGACAAACAGCTTATCGACGCTGTTGCCATTATCAGTAACTCCATTCGCGCCGGTATGTCTTTTCAATCGGCCATGCAAAGCATTGCAGATGAAATGGAACCCCCTATTTCAAAGGAATTTGCCAGGGTCAGCCGTGAGACCAGGCTCGGTATGCCCCTTGAAACCAGTTTTGAACAGATGATTACCCGCACCGGCAATATGGATCTGGAGCTCATCTGCAACGCAGTCATCATCCAACGCCAAATCGGCGGTAACCTCGCTGAAGTGCTGGATAACATCTCCGCGACCATAGCAGACCGCATCCGCCTGCGCGGTGAGATCAAAGCCATGACCGCGTCGGGAACCCTCAGCGGATATATTATCGGTGCTTTACCGATTTTCATGCTGTTGCTGTTGATGTTCCTTAACCCGGAATATATCAATATGTTCTTTTCCACTTCCGCCGGCCGCGTTATGCTTGCGATTTCGGCCACAATGGAAACCATCGGCTTCCTGATTGTGCGTAAAATCGTCAATATCAAAATGTGA
- a CDS encoding pilus assembly protein TadG-related protein, translated as MKNILKDEQGSNIVVVALSITVILVFAAFVVDLGAAYFKTAEVQTAADAAVMAAGMELPVNVNDTSKQSSMIATVLEYLNKNGITDTTEVNVYFSDEENEFYTRIGVDVPATSPTEFAKIIGVNEVTFTRSAEARTIPCTALSDLVPLSAREDVLAELIASGNTEHVILKYGSNTEEVEQGAFGAIDLDGVKGGGANDYVSWLENGYQGELTVGTILPIEGGNMDGPTLTGLSERFNACTHYQSIGGCTAEHYVSDCPRVMKVPVIQYVDSKNVKIVGFAAFIIEDYTTYADDGYVIGTYVDMVNIGASKGDLTGTAEDFGVYSLTLSK; from the coding sequence ATGAAGAACATTCTGAAAGATGAGCAAGGCAGCAACATCGTTGTCGTTGCGCTTTCAATCACCGTGATTCTGGTTTTTGCCGCGTTTGTCGTTGATCTGGGTGCTGCATACTTCAAAACAGCAGAAGTTCAGACAGCTGCAGATGCAGCGGTTATGGCAGCGGGAATGGAACTCCCGGTGAATGTTAACGACACCTCGAAACAATCCTCTATGATCGCGACCGTACTGGAGTACTTAAACAAAAACGGCATTACCGACACCACCGAAGTGAACGTTTATTTTTCCGATGAAGAAAACGAATTCTATACCCGTATCGGAGTGGATGTTCCGGCTACATCACCGACAGAGTTTGCAAAAATCATCGGCGTGAATGAGGTGACTTTCACCCGGAGTGCAGAAGCCCGCACCATCCCCTGCACCGCACTCAGCGATCTTGTTCCGCTCTCCGCCAGAGAAGACGTTCTCGCCGAACTGATTGCAAGCGGCAATACCGAACACGTCATCCTCAAATACGGCTCAAACACAGAAGAAGTCGAGCAAGGCGCTTTCGGTGCCATCGATCTTGACGGTGTCAAAGGCGGCGGCGCGAACGATTATGTCAGTTGGTTGGAAAACGGTTATCAAGGCGAGCTTACGGTGGGCACGATACTGCCGATCGAAGGGGGCAATATGGACGGTCCCACACTGACCGGGTTGTCTGAAAGATTTAATGCCTGTACGCATTATCAGAGTATCGGCGGCTGTACGGCAGAACATTATGTCTCCGATTGCCCGCGGGTGATGAAGGTGCCGGTCATCCAATATGTCGACTCCAAAAACGTGAAAATCGTCGGATTTGCGGCATTCATTATCGAAGATTATACAACTTATGCCGACGACGGATACGTCATCGGAACATATGTCGACATGGTAAACATCGGCGCATCCAAAGGAGATCTGACCGGAACGGCGGAAGATTTCGGCGTTTACAGTTTGACCCTTTCCAAATAA
- a CDS encoding DUF192 domain-containing protein, translating to MRIIEISKNETVLCRAFYANNFFTRLRGLIGRTLDDNISGLLLVPCNQVHTFNMTYPIDILYLAKDGTVLKIDAKIPPSKVLKTVKKAHSVLELRSGAAEQAGIQTGDRLLHQ from the coding sequence ATGAGGATTATTGAAATCTCAAAAAACGAGACGGTACTCTGCCGCGCGTTTTACGCCAATAACTTCTTCACCCGCCTGCGGGGATTGATCGGACGCACCCTTGACGACAATATCAGCGGTCTTCTGCTTGTCCCCTGTAATCAGGTACACACGTTTAATATGACCTATCCGATCGATATCCTCTATCTTGCCAAGGACGGAACCGTTTTAAAAATCGACGCGAAAATTCCGCCGTCCAAAGTTCTGAAGACCGTAAAAAAAGCCCACAGCGTACTTGAACTGCGTTCCGGCGCCGCCGAACAAGCCGGGATTCAAACCGGTGACCGCCTGCTCCATCAATAA
- a CDS encoding beta-1,6-N-acetylglucosaminyltransferase: MKIAFLALAHNNPQIAIRLTDKLTKGTQNAVFFHIDKKTDITPFLAAENAVFISERQQIRWAGFSILRAEIELIRAALKAGDFNRFVVLQMPCYSALSNTGIEKFFSDPKKEYLSALNVTDSGQKRHLYKFRIYWHKDSRNPFFIMSDLLQGQLFSKFKFALYIRKPTITIDGKVCPLWCGWTHIALTRAAAEYVVAFFDTHPEVNAFFKTVFAPDESYIHTILFNSPFREQCLPVSHMNSNACTTMFFKYTNSVHVFERDEFETIKASGLPFFRKVDSHSIELLDLIDSQTGGE, from the coding sequence ATGAAGATTGCATTTTTGGCTTTGGCACATAATAATCCCCAAATCGCCATTCGGCTAACCGATAAATTAACCAAGGGCACACAAAATGCTGTCTTTTTTCATATTGACAAAAAGACTGACATCACGCCGTTTCTGGCAGCCGAAAACGCTGTTTTCATCTCGGAGCGGCAGCAAATCCGTTGGGCGGGGTTTTCTATCCTGCGTGCCGAAATCGAGCTTATCCGTGCCGCTCTGAAAGCGGGGGACTTCAATCGTTTTGTCGTTTTACAAATGCCCTGTTATTCCGCTCTTTCCAATACCGGGATCGAAAAATTTTTCTCCGATCCCAAAAAAGAATATCTATCGGCATTGAATGTCACCGACAGCGGGCAAAAACGTCATCTGTATAAATTTCGCATTTATTGGCATAAGGACAGCAGAAATCCGTTTTTTATCATGTCGGACCTGCTGCAGGGCCAGCTGTTCAGTAAATTCAAATTCGCTCTTTACATACGCAAACCGACAATCACCATCGACGGTAAAGTGTGTCCGCTCTGGTGTGGGTGGACACATATCGCCCTAACCCGTGCAGCAGCAGAGTATGTGGTTGCTTTTTTTGACACGCACCCGGAAGTCAACGCCTTTTTCAAGACTGTCTTCGCACCGGACGAATCTTATATCCACACGATATTATTTAATTCTCCGTTCCGCGAGCAGTGCCTTCCCGTCTCTCATATGAATTCAAACGCCTGCACAACAATGTTTTTCAAATACACAAATTCTGTTCATGTGTTTGAACGAGATGAATTTGAAACAATCAAAGCAAGCGGCCTTCCGTTTTTCCGAAAGGTTGACTCCCACAGTATCGAACTGCTTGATTTGATTGATTCGCAAACCGGTGGTGAATAG
- a CDS encoding 2-hydroxyacid dehydrogenase — translation MKKVAFFDAKPYDIKAFDEQNKTYEIRYFDSKLNPDTAPLASGCEAVIGFVNDDIGAKTIEKLYGLGVKALAMRSAGYNNVDFKAAYGKINVMRVPAYSPYAVAEHAMAMLLTLNRKIHKAYNRTRDYNYSLNGLCGTDMHGKTAGVIGTGRIGRVFIDICRGFGMNILAYDPFPAKDADFAYTDLDTLLGSADFISLHCPLTDQTHHLINKDSIDKMKNGVYIVNTSRGGLVDSEDLLAGLQAKKIGGACLDVYEEEADFFYEDHSESGVNDDTLALLSAMPNVIITSHQAYFTTEALHNIAEVTLKNLDAFFAGGELKNEICYYCDRQTNPKECRKTRKERCF, via the coding sequence ATGAAAAAGGTAGCTTTCTTTGACGCGAAACCCTATGACATCAAAGCTTTTGACGAACAGAATAAAACTTATGAGATTCGCTATTTCGATTCCAAGCTAAATCCGGATACCGCCCCGCTCGCTTCCGGCTGTGAGGCTGTCATCGGTTTTGTCAACGACGACATCGGCGCCAAAACCATCGAGAAACTGTATGGACTCGGTGTAAAAGCCCTCGCGATGCGCAGCGCCGGTTATAACAATGTCGATTTTAAGGCTGCTTACGGAAAAATCAACGTAATGCGCGTTCCGGCTTATTCTCCCTATGCAGTTGCGGAACACGCTATGGCCATGCTGCTGACGCTCAATCGGAAAATTCACAAGGCCTACAATCGCACCCGTGATTACAATTACAGCCTGAACGGTCTGTGCGGCACCGATATGCACGGCAAAACCGCAGGCGTCATCGGCACAGGCCGCATCGGACGCGTTTTTATCGATATCTGCCGCGGTTTCGGCATGAACATCCTCGCTTATGACCCCTTCCCCGCCAAAGATGCGGATTTTGCCTATACCGATTTGGACACCCTGCTGGGCAGCGCCGACTTCATCTCCCTGCACTGCCCGCTGACCGACCAGACCCATCACCTTATCAACAAAGATTCCATTGATAAGATGAAAAACGGCGTATACATCGTCAACACCTCCCGTGGCGGCTTGGTCGACAGTGAAGATCTGCTGGCCGGTCTGCAAGCCAAAAAAATCGGCGGCGCCTGTCTGGACGTCTACGAGGAGGAGGCAGATTTCTTCTACGAGGATCACTCGGAATCCGGGGTGAACGACGATACGCTCGCCCTGCTCTCAGCCATGCCGAACGTCATCATTACCTCGCATCAGGCGTACTTCACCACTGAAGCGCTGCATAATATCGCCGAGGTAACCCTGAAAAACCTCGACGCCTTTTTCGCCGGCGGCGAACTGAAGAACGAAATCTGTTATTACTGCGACCGGCAAACAAATCCCAAAGAGTGCCGCAAAACACGAAAAGAACGCTGCTTTTAA
- a CDS encoding pilus assembly protein, whose amino-acid sequence MRTKQNSFISKKRRENGQSMVEFALTLPLILLLLCGIFELGWVYGNSLAVQNATREGVRAGIVASAQEENNQLVTDRILSMVPDAAKDVTIDIVYSDTVNFRAGDITVTVSYSLKGITPFSTLFTPDGIYDLTTACTMKMS is encoded by the coding sequence GTGAGAACGAAACAAAACTCTTTCATCAGCAAAAAACGCCGTGAGAACGGGCAAAGCATGGTTGAATTCGCTTTGACACTCCCGTTGATTCTGCTCTTGCTGTGCGGAATCTTTGAACTCGGGTGGGTATACGGCAACTCTCTGGCAGTTCAGAATGCAACCCGCGAAGGCGTTCGCGCCGGCATCGTAGCCAGCGCACAGGAGGAAAACAATCAGCTGGTAACAGACAGGATTCTCTCTATGGTCCCGGACGCGGCAAAAGACGTCACAATCGACATCGTTTACAGCGATACCGTGAATTTTCGGGCGGGTGACATTACTGTCACCGTCAGTTATTCCTTAAAAGGAATTACGCCCTTTTCAACGTTATTTACCCCTGACGGAATATATGATCTCACCACCGCATGTACAATGAAAATGAGTTAA
- a CDS encoding methyltransferase domain-containing protein, which yields MPQWDSTQYLKFKNQRTRPAVDLAEHVPLTSPQKVLDVGCGPGNSTAVLAKRFPGASVTGIDNSPNMIEAAKKAHPDLNFVLADVNADLSALGKFDLVFSNACIQWVPNHDTLIPRLLNSALPGGYLAIQVPMNQDTPIQRLIRQTAMSPEWCDHFSGPRIFFTLTPPEYYDILVKNSRICDLWMTTYYHILPGAEAILEWYRGTGLRPYLEALSEMERPKFERCILEKIRENYPAREDGTVIFPFPRFFMLAQK from the coding sequence ATGCCGCAGTGGGACTCGACGCAGTATTTGAAATTTAAAAACCAGCGTACTCGCCCTGCCGTCGATTTGGCTGAGCACGTACCGCTCACGTCGCCCCAAAAGGTGCTTGATGTCGGCTGCGGACCGGGAAACAGTACCGCCGTGCTGGCAAAACGTTTTCCGGGTGCTTCCGTCACCGGTATTGACAACTCTCCGAATATGATCGAAGCAGCCAAAAAGGCCCATCCGGATTTAAATTTTGTGCTGGCCGATGTAAATGCCGATCTTTCTGCACTGGGGAAGTTCGATCTCGTCTTCTCCAATGCCTGCATCCAATGGGTACCGAATCATGACACACTGATCCCCCGGCTGCTCAATTCAGCCCTCCCGGGCGGCTATCTGGCCATTCAGGTTCCGATGAATCAGGATACCCCCATTCAGCGCCTGATCCGGCAGACCGCCATGAGCCCGGAATGGTGCGATCATTTCTCCGGCCCGCGGATTTTTTTCACACTGACGCCACCGGAATATTACGATATTCTGGTAAAAAACAGCCGGATCTGCGATCTGTGGATGACAACCTATTATCACATTCTGCCCGGCGCCGAGGCGATTTTGGAATGGTACCGGGGCACAGGCCTCCGACCCTATCTGGAAGCCCTGTCCGAGATGGAACGCCCGAAGTTTGAACGCTGCATCCTTGAAAAAATCCGAGAGAACTACCCCGCCCGCGAAGACGGTACGGTGATTTTCCCATTTCCGCGGTTCTTTATGCTGGCTCAAAAATAA